The Erigeron canadensis isolate Cc75 chromosome 4, C_canadensis_v1, whole genome shotgun sequence genome window below encodes:
- the LOC122596017 gene encoding zinc finger protein CONSTANS-LIKE 9-like translates to MGYNCDYCGEARSMVYCRSDAAYLCLSCDRNVHSANPLSKRHMRTLVCDNCNSQPAVVRCVDEKASLCQNCDWVGHNEANMDASTHSRQTLNCYSGCPSANELSSIWSFMSESCEQEMGSMSIADDTQELSENNKNQDSSVNLEISYSRTKDPEQVADDGLYDDFTMDEVDMNIENYEEMFGVGHNDPKQLFAKDGIDSLFGMKGTTKESTNTLQPECSNAASVDSLVSCKTEPNPCYARQQSNLSFSNLTGESSGGEYQDCGASSVIPMGEPPWGTPTHGSTTIRSDAVLRYKEKKKMRKFDKRVRYATRKARADVRKRVKGRFIKAGDAYDYDPMNETRSF, encoded by the exons atggGTTACAATTGTGATTATTGTGGTGAGGCAAGATCAATGGTGTATTGTCGATCTGATGCAGCCTATTTGTGCTTATCATGTGATCGAAATGTTCATTCTGCGAATCCGCTGTCAAAACGCCACATGAGAACACTCGTATGTGATAATTGTAATTCACAACCTGCGGTCGTTAGATGTGTGGATGAAAAAGCGTCACTTTGTCAGAATTGTGATTGGGTAGGTCACAATGAAGCAAATATGGATGCAAGTACACATAGTCGACAAACATTGAATTGTTATTCAGGCTGCCCTTCGGCCAATGAACTTTCTTCTATTTGGTCCTTTATGTCTGAATCTTGTGAACAAGAAATGGGTTCAATGAGCATTGCTGATGACACCCAAGAACTTTCtgaaaacaacaaaaatcaaGATTCATCAGTGAACCTCGAG ATATCATATTCACGGACAAAAGATCCTGAACAAGTTGCTGATGATGGGCTGTATGATGACTTCACCATGGATGAAGTTGACATGAATATTGAGAACTATGAAGAAATGTTTGGTGTTGGCCATAACGACCCAAAACAACTTTTTGCAAAAGATGGGATTGATAGCTTGTTTGGCATGAAAGGCACCACAAAG GAGTCAACAAATACATTACAGCCAGAGTGTAGTAATGCGGCCTCAGTGGATTCACTAGTGAGCtgcaaaaccgaaccgaatccTTGCTATGCACGGCAACAGTCTAATCTTTCGTTTTCAAATCTAACCGGTGAGAGCAGTGGTGGTGAATATCAGGACTGTGGAGCTTCTTCTGTGATTCCAATGGGCGAGCCGCCTTGGGGCACCCCTACTCACGGAAGCACCACTATCAGAAGTGATGCTGTTCTTCGTTACAAGGAGAAAAAGAAGATGCGAAA ATTTGATAAGAGAGTAAGGTATGCAACCCGAAAGGCGAGAGCTGATGTGAGAAAACGTGTGAAAGGACGCTTTATCAAGGCAGGTGATGCTTATGATTATGATCCCATGAATGAAACAAGAAGCTTCTGA
- the LOC122596213 gene encoding probable E3 ubiquitin-protein ligase XERICO isoform X1: MTFVQINMGLSSYSNPSDAGIMCVILVKTAVSISIMKELLRSILRFIGFRMASWDEFSSQSLTEPVEGRGSPSKSYMDEFRSRTPTLRYESLSCTTKQECSVCLVEFKPDAEINCLSCGHVFHKSCLEKWLNYWNITCPLCRNHIMAPTEMEENTCPM; encoded by the exons ATGACATTT GTTCAAATCAATATGGGCCTCTCATCGTACTCAAACCCTTCTGATGCGGGAATCATGTGTGTGATTCTAGTTAAGACGGCCGTGTCTATATCTATCATGAAGGAGCTGCTTCGGTCCATCCTACGTTTCATCGGTTTTCGCATGGCATCATGGGATGAGTTTTCAAGTCAATCCCTCACAGAACCAGTCGAAGGCCGAGGAAGCCCTTCAAAAAGCTACATGGATGAGTTCAGAAGCCGGACCCCTACTCTTCGGTACGAGTCCCTTTCTTGCACCACAAAACAAGAATGTTCTGTTTGCTTGGTTGAGTTCAAACCAGATGCAGAGATAAATTGTCTCTCGTGTGGACATGTTTTCCATAAATCTTGCCTTGAGAAATGGTTAAACTACTGGAACATAACTTGCCCTCTTTGTAGAAACCACATAATGGCACCCACAGAAATGGAAGAAAACACTTGCCCTATGTGA
- the LOC122596213 gene encoding probable E3 ubiquitin-protein ligase XERICO isoform X2 — translation MGLSSYSNPSDAGIMCVILVKTAVSISIMKELLRSILRFIGFRMASWDEFSSQSLTEPVEGRGSPSKSYMDEFRSRTPTLRYESLSCTTKQECSVCLVEFKPDAEINCLSCGHVFHKSCLEKWLNYWNITCPLCRNHIMAPTEMEENTCPM, via the coding sequence ATGGGCCTCTCATCGTACTCAAACCCTTCTGATGCGGGAATCATGTGTGTGATTCTAGTTAAGACGGCCGTGTCTATATCTATCATGAAGGAGCTGCTTCGGTCCATCCTACGTTTCATCGGTTTTCGCATGGCATCATGGGATGAGTTTTCAAGTCAATCCCTCACAGAACCAGTCGAAGGCCGAGGAAGCCCTTCAAAAAGCTACATGGATGAGTTCAGAAGCCGGACCCCTACTCTTCGGTACGAGTCCCTTTCTTGCACCACAAAACAAGAATGTTCTGTTTGCTTGGTTGAGTTCAAACCAGATGCAGAGATAAATTGTCTCTCGTGTGGACATGTTTTCCATAAATCTTGCCTTGAGAAATGGTTAAACTACTGGAACATAACTTGCCCTCTTTGTAGAAACCACATAATGGCACCCACAGAAATGGAAGAAAACACTTGCCCTATGTGA